One part of the bacterium genome encodes these proteins:
- a CDS encoding transposase: MGRPLRLKAPNLTYHITSRTNGKQLFIKKSKDRKALCRILQRIKLKYSARIYGFTPMGNHFHLIIKMEENTDVSSFMCEFKTAYAKYYNTKYTVSGHFWGDRFRSTIIEENKHILACLRYIDRNPVNAGLVDYPGKYSYSSYICYAYGRKHETVSIDLHPTYLELSGNEKARQQLYREYVEEADEMSDNLHGRLEKFRIFGSAVFEAKLM; the protein is encoded by the coding sequence ATGGGCAGACCCTTACGCTTGAAAGCACCAAATTTAACCTATCACATCACATCCCGCACCAATGGCAAACAACTATTTATCAAGAAGAGTAAAGATCGAAAGGCACTATGCCGGATATTGCAGCGTATTAAACTGAAATATTCCGCTAGAATCTATGGATTCACACCTATGGGTAATCATTTTCATCTAATTATTAAAATGGAAGAAAACACAGATGTTTCAAGTTTTATGTGCGAATTTAAGACCGCCTATGCCAAATATTACAACACCAAATACACAGTATCCGGCCATTTTTGGGGCGACCGCTTCCGGTCCACGATTATTGAAGAAAACAAGCATATACTGGCATGCCTACGATACATTGACCGTAACCCGGTCAATGCTGGGTTGGTAGATTATCCGGGGAAATATAGTTATTCCAGTTATATATGTTACGCCTATGGCCGGAAGCATGAAACCGTAAGTATAGACCTCCATCCAACATATCTTGAATTGTCAGGTAATGAAAAAGCCCGGCAGCAGTTGTATCGGGAATATGTTGAGGAAGCAGATGAAATGTCGGATAATCTGCATGGCCGATTAGAAAAATTTCGGATATTTGGAAGTGCGGTGTTTGAAGCTAAGTTGATGTAA
- a CDS encoding nucleotidyltransferase domain-containing protein yields MSEPLKHISIPQQQSGKLFPTDSVGAVVKAIIDNFSPKKIIIFGSYAAEKQTPESDLDLLIIMDTELPPHKRSVPVRLLFKPMPCVMDLLIYTPSEINYWNGTANHIITHALRTGKVLYAQPTH; encoded by the coding sequence ATGTCTGAACCACTAAAACATATATCCATTCCACAACAACAATCCGGCAAACTTTTTCCCACTGATTCTGTTGGTGCTGTTGTCAAAGCAATCATTGATAATTTTTCACCTAAAAAAATAATCATTTTTGGCTCCTATGCCGCTGAAAAACAAACACCGGAAAGCGATCTTGATTTGTTAATCATCATGGATACCGAACTGCCTCCACATAAGCGTTCCGTACCTGTGCGTCTGCTTTTCAAACCCATGCCCTGCGTCATGGACTTGCTGATCTATACACCGTCAGAGATTAACTACTGGAACGGCACAGCCAACCATATCATTACCCATGCCCTCCGCACCGGAAAGGTTCTCTATGCGCAGCCAACACATTGA
- a CDS encoding HEPN domain-containing protein, producing MRSQHIELSTQWLKKAGHDLITAHQTLLLPDGPTDTVAFHAQQAVEKSLKAFLTLRQIEFPKSHELVRLLDMAVPLLSELDQFRQACAELSDYAVEIRYPTESLEPSRAEAVSAVDMAEEIVKTIQDHMP from the coding sequence ATGCGCAGCCAACACATTGAACTGTCCACACAGTGGCTTAAAAAAGCCGGTCATGATCTTATTACTGCTCATCAAACGCTATTGCTGCCGGACGGACCCACTGATACTGTGGCTTTTCACGCCCAACAAGCAGTAGAAAAATCACTAAAAGCTTTTCTTACCCTCCGGCAAATTGAATTTCCCAAAAGCCATGAATTGGTACGCCTCCTGGACATGGCTGTTCCGCTCCTTTCTGAACTGGATCAATTCCGCCAAGCTTGCGCTGAATTGTCAGACTATGCGGTTGAAATCCGCTATCCCACGGAAAGCCTTGAACCTTCCCGCGCAGAGGCTGTTTCCGCCGTCGATATGGCGGAGGAAATAGTCAAAACAATTCAGGATCATATGCCATAG
- a CDS encoding tetratricopeptide repeat protein gives MKRVVMAFLVIFTGMRLSAYAAEPSIDFLAQGAVRLISVSDAWLDKKKLSALWGPNQTSSLTLTLDPGFPLDLVFVSQQKVVAPEAFEIFFDLKSPGNKNTMKVEFLVSTLSAKTGFQTIREETLLYNQKNQSIRFDPVAARWMMLRFKASGKNQVISLAGLEIKGRVGAPKSHYAFKESPASALVVIRQLKKNSSVFDISPDEASLFADAKNGKLAAWSQAEAILVASGVQEKQRRARYLAQIDQLVAEAKIMIRKGKTVYQQGELLLAWMHKRVLISGYQENQSSFSTLLDTGKFNCVSSSALYGILGQKLGLDIRAIEVPDHTFSIFYDGARHVDVETTSPAGFDPASRPEVLAQFTRQTGFNYISEKDQDKRREVTGLGLAALIYYNHGVELAKKRKYQEALLANFCALSLDAKMKTAVHNVLAVLANWSKELVGQKHYTQAVEVVEMGLGLAPKDATLLNNQKVIWEEQITAAVDAKKPTEAMQLLEIAAARMPEGNYERLQSWVFIKPSMAFIERNQWRRALALTDLENEALSPAARKKLREWKQEVYLEWSNKVLKKRDFAQAMMILGEAMKFAPQDKRYANNRGFIVFSWAMSLKKKQGAVQAEAKLKEQMQKYPDEIGIQRAGQAYVRELLLAVQLKKDGQLRAAEIIRRCEPLIRDVPGMAIQLRNAYDIQAQHHLQKKAWTQAIATYQAALGLFPDDENLHHNYRVVWENWIRQLMISQHWEKAQAVCEKAIQEKLDANYFGQRLADVVQVMIEDVYARQGPEAAEKQLRILMEKYHQNNFVQNTGDAIILNRLQKSVKSEQIDTASARNRDFIGTEKGIVDLDNRGKTLARQGKWKEALAVYQQALTLYPADEMLGNNQVAVWDRWINQAIEIRAWQQALDRCHQALSAVKAKNHFENKRVFIVQEYVKGRLVKPTAESLDKALKGIKEHVSNNETVRKMIAGLWGQKIQTMALTSFVEAERQALIIIESYKKNLGTDENIQKFFRLAYDRLAAASGSRGNWQFAVEAYTRAMQVYPEDGHLEENLIAAWNNWAGGFVQKQQWQQAIEVYEQALLVFPNTRIFMNNKEVCEQELKKRVQPQK, from the coding sequence GTGAAGCGTGTTGTGATGGCGTTCCTGGTGATTTTTACGGGGATGCGGCTATCTGCTTATGCAGCTGAACCAAGCATTGATTTTCTTGCTCAAGGTGCTGTTCGATTGATCTCGGTTTCGGACGCCTGGCTGGACAAAAAAAAGCTATCGGCTTTATGGGGTCCAAATCAGACGTCATCCCTGACACTCACGCTTGATCCCGGATTTCCTTTGGACTTGGTTTTTGTTTCGCAGCAAAAGGTGGTTGCGCCCGAAGCGTTTGAAATTTTTTTTGATCTGAAAAGCCCGGGGAATAAAAATACCATGAAGGTGGAGTTTCTGGTATCAACGCTTTCTGCAAAAACGGGTTTTCAAACGATTCGTGAAGAAACCTTGTTATATAATCAAAAAAACCAGTCGATTCGTTTTGACCCGGTCGCAGCCAGATGGATGATGCTTCGTTTCAAGGCAAGCGGGAAGAATCAGGTGATTTCTTTGGCTGGGCTGGAGATTAAAGGCAGGGTGGGTGCACCGAAGTCGCATTATGCTTTTAAGGAATCACCTGCATCCGCCTTGGTGGTTATCCGGCAGCTCAAAAAGAATTCTTCGGTTTTTGACATTTCGCCGGACGAGGCATCGCTGTTTGCGGATGCAAAAAATGGCAAGCTGGCTGCCTGGTCACAAGCAGAAGCGATCCTGGTTGCTTCCGGGGTACAGGAAAAACAGAGACGAGCGCGTTATCTTGCTCAAATAGACCAACTTGTCGCGGAAGCGAAAATTATGATCCGCAAGGGGAAAACAGTTTATCAGCAAGGAGAACTGCTGCTGGCGTGGATGCACAAACGGGTATTGATTTCCGGGTATCAGGAAAATCAGAGCAGTTTTTCGACACTGTTGGATACCGGAAAATTTAATTGTGTGTCATCATCAGCCCTGTATGGCATTCTTGGTCAAAAGTTGGGACTGGATATCCGCGCGATTGAAGTGCCGGATCATACGTTTTCTATTTTTTATGATGGTGCCAGGCACGTGGATGTAGAGACGACAAGTCCGGCGGGGTTTGATCCGGCGAGTCGGCCTGAGGTGCTGGCTCAATTTACCCGGCAGACGGGATTTAATTATATTTCGGAAAAGGACCAGGATAAACGTCGTGAAGTTACGGGTCTGGGATTGGCCGCACTTATTTACTATAATCACGGTGTTGAACTGGCGAAAAAGCGAAAGTATCAGGAAGCCTTGTTGGCAAATTTTTGTGCGTTAAGTTTGGATGCAAAAATGAAGACAGCGGTCCATAATGTGCTGGCGGTTTTGGCAAATTGGAGTAAGGAACTGGTGGGCCAAAAACACTACACGCAAGCAGTGGAAGTGGTGGAAATGGGTCTGGGACTGGCACCCAAAGATGCGACCTTGTTGAACAATCAAAAAGTTATTTGGGAAGAACAAATTACAGCAGCGGTTGACGCGAAGAAACCCACGGAAGCAATGCAGTTGCTAGAAATAGCTGCCGCACGCATGCCGGAGGGCAACTACGAAAGGTTGCAGTCCTGGGTATTTATTAAACCGAGTATGGCGTTTATTGAACGCAACCAGTGGCGGCGGGCATTGGCATTGACCGATTTGGAGAATGAAGCGCTTTCGCCGGCCGCGCGCAAGAAGCTCAGGGAATGGAAGCAGGAAGTCTATTTGGAGTGGTCCAACAAGGTATTAAAAAAAAGAGACTTTGCGCAGGCTATGATGATTTTAGGGGAGGCAATGAAATTTGCACCCCAGGATAAACGCTATGCCAATAATCGGGGGTTTATTGTTTTTTCATGGGCCATGTCCCTCAAGAAAAAACAAGGCGCTGTGCAGGCGGAAGCAAAACTTAAGGAACAGATGCAAAAATATCCGGATGAAATTGGGATTCAACGGGCGGGACAGGCCTATGTGCGGGAGCTGCTTTTGGCGGTACAATTGAAAAAAGACGGGCAGCTGCGTGCGGCGGAAATTATTCGGCGTTGTGAACCGCTGATCCGGGATGTTCCGGGGATGGCGATTCAGCTTCGCAATGCCTATGATATTCAAGCCCAACATCACCTGCAAAAAAAAGCCTGGACCCAGGCCATTGCAACGTATCAAGCAGCACTGGGTCTGTTTCCTGATGATGAAAACCTACACCATAATTATCGTGTGGTTTGGGAAAACTGGATACGTCAGCTTATGATTTCACAACACTGGGAGAAGGCACAGGCGGTGTGTGAAAAAGCGATTCAGGAAAAGCTTGATGCAAATTATTTTGGGCAGAGATTGGCAGATGTTGTTCAGGTCATGATTGAAGATGTGTATGCCCGTCAAGGACCGGAAGCTGCAGAAAAGCAACTGCGTATTTTGATGGAGAAATATCACCAAAATAATTTTGTACAAAATACCGGGGATGCGATCATTTTGAACCGTTTGCAAAAATCTGTTAAAAGCGAACAAATCGATACAGCGTCTGCGCGTAACCGGGATTTCATTGGAACAGAAAAAGGGATTGTAGATTTGGACAACCGGGGAAAGACCTTAGCCAGGCAAGGGAAATGGAAAGAAGCGCTCGCAGTTTATCAACAGGCACTGACCCTGTATCCTGCGGATGAGATGTTGGGAAATAACCAGGTGGCCGTTTGGGACCGATGGATAAATCAGGCCATTGAAATCAGGGCATGGCAGCAAGCGCTTGACCGTTGTCACCAGGCTTTAAGCGCGGTAAAGGCGAAGAACCATTTTGAGAATAAACGGGTGTTTATTGTGCAAGAGTATGTGAAGGGGCGGTTAGTGAAACCCACAGCTGAATCATTAGACAAAGCATTGAAAGGGATAAAGGAACATGTTTCAAACAATGAGACTGTCCGGAAGATGATTGCAGGTCTTTGGGGACAAAAAATACAGACCATGGCGCTGACATCATTTGTAGAGGCCGAACGCCAGGCACTGATCATTATTGAAAGTTATAAAAAAAATCTGGGAACAGATGAGAATATACAGAAGTTTTTCAGGCTTGCCTATGACCGTTTGGCTGCCGCCTCCGGCAGCCGGGGGAACTGGCAATTTGCTGTGGAAGCCTATACACGCGCCATGCAGGTCTATCCGGAGGATGGTCATCTTGAAGAAAATCTTATTGCGGCCTGGAATAATTGGGCGGGCGGGTTTGTTCAAAAGCAGCAATGGCAACAGGCGATTGAGGTGTATGAGCAAGCATTATTGGTATTTCCAAATACCCGGATATTCATGAATAATAAGGAGGTCTGCGAGCAGGAATTAAAAAAGCGTGTGCAGCCCCAAAAGTAA
- a CDS encoding phage tail protein, with protein MKHCLLIFTIIFILPFSIKAAIPNTLNYQGRLMNSTQQPVTDGQYSVTFRLYAAESGGTMVWEEAQSVATQNGYFNTVLGNSTALTPSIFNQPLWVGIQVGTNAEMTPRQKLGTSAYAMTVADGAITANKVASGWGVVPSGTIVMWPMETAPDGWMECAGNRLSTSSYPHLFAAIGYSYGGSGTDFNIPDFRGYFPRGWSHGAGVDPDATSRTARGDGATGDIVGTKQDFEIQSHDHRQKPAIYGTTAGTMSVMRGVYGMNEFTEGCEVTGGNETRPKNIAMMFIIKQ; from the coding sequence ATGAAACATTGTTTACTCATTTTTACAATAATTTTTATTTTACCTTTTTCTATTAAAGCCGCCATCCCCAATACCCTCAACTACCAAGGCCGTTTGATGAATAGTACACAGCAACCGGTTACAGATGGTCAATACTCAGTAACCTTCCGTCTCTATGCTGCCGAAAGTGGCGGCACCATGGTCTGGGAAGAAGCACAGAGTGTAGCAACACAAAACGGCTACTTCAACACAGTACTCGGAAATTCTACAGCCTTGACACCATCCATTTTTAATCAACCCCTCTGGGTGGGCATCCAGGTCGGCACAAACGCAGAGATGACACCGAGGCAAAAGCTAGGAACTTCCGCCTATGCCATGACAGTGGCAGATGGGGCGATTACAGCTAACAAAGTTGCCTCAGGTTGGGGAGTTGTACCGAGTGGTACGATTGTGATGTGGCCTATGGAGACAGCGCCGGATGGATGGATGGAATGTGCTGGCAACAGGTTAAGCACTTCTTCGTACCCCCACTTATTTGCTGCCATAGGATACTCATATGGTGGTTCAGGTACGGATTTTAATATTCCGGACTTCAGAGGGTATTTTCCAAGAGGCTGGAGTCATGGTGCAGGAGTAGATCCTGATGCAACATCAAGGACTGCACGTGGCGACGGAGCAACTGGGGATATTGTGGGAACAAAACAGGATTTCGAAATACAAAGTCATGATCACAGACAAAAACCAGCAATTTATGGAACAACAGCCGGAACAATGAGTGTAATGAGAGGTGTGTATGGAATGAATGAATTTACAGAAGGTTGCGAGGTAACAGGCGGCAATGAAACACGTCCAAAGAATATAGCAATGATGTTCATTATTAAACAATGA
- a CDS encoding LamG domain-containing protein, with amino-acid sequence MRKILSIMTVIAISAFIAISCSQNNPIAPSTAPSQGKMMFALDAADNIATGQVTVTKGALTHVLPITIADHSGSVIFEPIQVGHWDILVQLYDVDGVEIYIGTGEAIVTKNNTTTVTIRVEHNTGNLEIIVEVPGLLLWNKLGSDTEVLNSEVGPNGMIVGDLLYLSGQYGNGYEPAERTGDHNIADNYIQYENLQLGPKGCIEFWYQPNWSSSSVGHNVCLLYYTIMNSINDPEQPLGIQIHYNDWQNNLILTVRDDDTNNVFRTMAPGSIPGWSTSTPFHMALTWDGSGATADDKLKLFVNGVAISTTVVTQTGMPTLNWSTDKILYLGTYPKPDDWSRHHWEGNDGIVDNLKIWNYPKTDFSDRFVE; translated from the coding sequence ATGAGAAAAATACTATCAATCATGACTGTAATAGCAATATCAGCCTTTATTGCTATTAGCTGCTCGCAGAACAATCCAATTGCACCCAGTACTGCGCCTAGCCAGGGGAAGATGATGTTTGCCCTGGATGCGGCAGACAACATTGCCACCGGCCAGGTGACGGTGACCAAAGGCGCGTTGACGCATGTACTGCCGATCACGATAGCCGATCATTCCGGAAGCGTGATATTTGAGCCCATCCAGGTGGGGCATTGGGATATTCTGGTACAGTTGTACGATGTGGACGGCGTGGAGATTTACATCGGCACGGGCGAGGCCATTGTGACCAAGAATAACACCACGACTGTTACCATCCGCGTGGAGCACAACACCGGTAATTTAGAAATCATTGTCGAAGTGCCGGGTCTTTTGTTATGGAATAAGCTGGGGTCAGATACGGAAGTGTTGAATAGTGAAGTTGGACCCAATGGAATGATTGTTGGGGATCTTTTATATCTTTCCGGACAATATGGAAATGGATATGAACCTGCTGAACGTACAGGGGATCACAATATTGCAGATAATTATATTCAATATGAAAATCTTCAATTAGGTCCAAAGGGTTGTATAGAATTTTGGTACCAACCTAATTGGAGCAGCAGTAGTGTTGGTCATAATGTATGTTTACTATATTATACAATTATGAATTCAATTAATGATCCTGAACAGCCTTTGGGAATTCAAATACATTATAATGATTGGCAAAACAACCTGATTTTAACTGTTCGTGATGATGATACAAATAATGTTTTTAGAACCATGGCGCCGGGCAGTATACCGGGTTGGAGTACATCTACTCCATTTCATATGGCGCTTACCTGGGATGGATCAGGAGCAACAGCTGATGATAAATTAAAGCTATTTGTAAATGGTGTTGCAATAAGTACAACAGTAGTAACTCAAACTGGAATGCCTACATTAAATTGGTCGACAGATAAAATATTGTATTTGGGTACCTATCCTAAGCCGGATGACTGGAGTCGTCATCATTGGGAAGGCAATGATGGCATTGTTGATAATCTCAAAATCTGGAACTATCCCAAGACGGATTTTTCGGATCGGTTTGTGGAATAA
- a CDS encoding HAD hydrolase-like protein produces MNKPILFLFDLDATLVRTGGAGMLAMNQAFTEYFGWQDALSHISPAGRTDTSIAHELSNKYQGRDMAEDEMGNVFARYLVLLVEKLETAKNFRVLPGIRAFLEKAQAQKDYVLALGTGNLEKGARIKLEPPDLNRFFPFGGFGSDAVVRSELLRIAVARAEDATCQKISMERVLVIGDTQHDIRAGKEIGARTVGVATGPYTTRQLSEHQPDLVLENFTQILELDRFLSGF; encoded by the coding sequence GTGAATAAACCGATTTTATTTCTCTTTGATCTTGACGCCACGTTGGTACGGACAGGGGGGGCCGGCATGCTGGCCATGAATCAGGCATTTACAGAATATTTTGGCTGGCAGGATGCTTTGAGTCATATTTCACCTGCCGGCAGGACCGATACATCCATTGCGCATGAGCTGTCAAATAAATATCAGGGTCGTGACATGGCGGAGGATGAGATGGGAAACGTCTTTGCGCGTTATTTGGTCCTGCTGGTTGAAAAACTTGAGACAGCGAAAAATTTTCGTGTGCTCCCCGGAATTCGGGCATTTTTGGAAAAGGCTCAGGCACAGAAAGATTATGTTCTTGCACTGGGGACAGGCAATCTTGAGAAGGGTGCCCGGATCAAACTGGAACCGCCTGATTTAAACCGTTTTTTTCCTTTTGGCGGTTTTGGTTCGGATGCCGTTGTGCGGTCCGAGCTTCTACGCATTGCTGTTGCGCGCGCAGAGGACGCCACCTGTCAAAAAATCTCCATGGAAAGAGTGCTGGTGATTGGGGATACGCAGCATGATATTCGCGCCGGCAAGGAAATCGGAGCCCGGACCGTGGGAGTTGCTACAGGGCCCTATACTACCCGGCAATTATCCGAACATCAACCTGACTTGGTGCTGGAGAATTTTACCCAGATACTGGAATTGGACCGGTTTTTAAGCGGATTCTGA
- a CDS encoding ATP-binding protein produces the protein MTYLPRFSEKKIQQLTRQFGAILLTGPRQAGKTTLLTHAARQLFKSNFSTFSFDTPSEMDTFRRDPDLFFLNHPGILLLDEVQHVPDIFPYLKSEIDKTPGKFRFFITGSQHFALMKGVSESLAGRAAILDLWPLAQQELYKSNLEHTLHFLENPAALSTLRKKEFPVNDKQHIVPAILNGGYPPVALTGLPPTEWFESYRRTYLQRDIRQLSQVGDLGRFDRFLTLCAGRSGTILNKAEFSRSLSIDNKTVDHWLSLLESSYQMISLPAYHAHTTKRITKRPKWIFADSGLGLHLQGIRDMSGLLSAPHFGHLFEAFVTMEIRKIFSHTGKPWNAFHFRDAVGLECDLVLAKGGLLLPIEIKHTAGPTTSDLAPLRCFMELYPKNTPYGLMISLNPKVEQLSPNIFNLPLGMILTGA, from the coding sequence ATGACATATTTACCTCGTTTTTCAGAAAAAAAAATCCAGCAGCTTACCAGGCAATTCGGCGCCATTCTGCTTACCGGCCCGCGCCAGGCCGGTAAAACCACGCTGTTGACCCACGCAGCCAGACAGCTTTTCAAATCAAACTTCTCAACCTTTTCCTTTGACACACCCAGTGAGATGGATACTTTTCGCCGCGATCCTGACCTTTTTTTTCTCAATCATCCCGGAATCCTGCTCCTGGATGAAGTCCAGCATGTTCCTGATATCTTCCCCTATTTAAAAAGTGAAATTGATAAAACTCCCGGTAAATTCCGTTTTTTTATTACCGGCTCCCAACATTTCGCCCTCATGAAGGGTGTAAGTGAGTCCCTTGCCGGACGGGCGGCTATATTGGATCTTTGGCCCCTGGCGCAACAAGAACTATACAAATCCAATTTGGAACACACACTTCATTTCCTGGAAAATCCTGCTGCTTTATCCACACTAAGAAAAAAAGAATTCCCGGTTAATGACAAACAGCATATCGTTCCAGCCATACTTAATGGCGGTTATCCACCTGTAGCTCTAACTGGTTTACCACCTACAGAGTGGTTTGAATCATATCGCCGCACTTATTTGCAGCGAGATATCCGGCAACTTAGCCAGGTCGGCGACTTAGGCCGATTTGACCGCTTTTTGACCCTTTGCGCGGGCCGCTCGGGAACCATTTTAAATAAAGCTGAATTCTCCCGTTCACTCTCGATTGACAATAAAACCGTAGATCATTGGCTTTCCCTGCTGGAGAGCAGTTATCAAATGATCTCCCTGCCGGCCTATCATGCCCATACCACCAAACGCATTACCAAGCGGCCCAAGTGGATTTTCGCAGACAGCGGCCTGGGTCTTCACCTCCAGGGTATCCGCGACATGTCAGGCCTGCTGTCAGCTCCGCATTTCGGACATCTGTTTGAAGCCTTTGTGACCATGGAGATCCGCAAAATTTTCAGTCATACCGGCAAACCCTGGAATGCTTTTCATTTCCGCGATGCCGTTGGTTTGGAATGCGATTTGGTGTTGGCAAAAGGCGGCCTCCTGCTTCCCATTGAAATCAAGCATACCGCCGGACCCACTACCTCCGATCTGGCGCCGCTCCGATGCTTTATGGAACTTTATCCAAAAAACACTCCTTATGGTTTGATGATTTCGCTTAATCCCAAAGTCGAACAACTCAGTCCCAATATTTTCAACCTGCCTTTGGGCATGATTCTAACAGGTGCCTAA
- a CDS encoding LamG domain-containing protein has product MKRLALLLAVLAVPAVMFISCSQNNPIAPNTAPSQGKMMFALDAADNIATGQVTVTKGALTHVLPITIADHSGSVIFEPIQVGHWDILVQLYDVDGVEIYTGTGEAIVTKDATTTVTIRVEHNTGTLIIQVEVPGLLLWNKLGSVTEVQNSESGPNGTITGSISYDSVQFGNGAINDDRYSYIGYDNSVFDGEKGTIEYWVKPNFAMVNGYAQTAKSNARYWVHQNPGSSWFLMAVDDQAHSSQFKVIIVGASGVLVTPNLNWSSDENVHIALIYDRNAGFDGSKTIAVYQDGVEVGYSTEDWGNYDVGSVPFTVLNGIVGSGALQKADAYIDNLKIWNYSKTDFSDRFVE; this is encoded by the coding sequence ATGAAACGTTTAGCATTATTACTCGCAGTACTTGCAGTTCCTGCTGTTATGTTTATTAGCTGCTCGCAGAATAATCCAATTGCACCCAACACGGCACCTAGTCAGGGGAAGATGATGTTTGCCCTGGACGCGGCGGACAACATCGCCACCGGTCAGGTGACTGTGACCAAGGGCGCGTTGACGCATGTTTTGCCCATCACGATAGCCGATCATTCCGGAAGCGTGATATTTGAGCCCATCCAGGTGGGGCATTGGGATATTCTGGTACAGTTGTACGATGTGGACGGCGTGGAGATTTACACCGGCACGGGCGAGGCCATTGTGACCAAGGACGCCACGACCACAGTAACCATCCGTGTGGAGCATAATACCGGGACGTTGATCATTCAGGTCGAAGTACCAGGTCTTTTGCTATGGAATAAGCTGGGGTCAGTAACAGAAGTCCAAAATAGCGAAAGCGGACCTAATGGAACGATTACCGGAAGTATTAGTTATGATTCAGTTCAGTTTGGAAATGGTGCCATAAATGATGATAGGTACAGCTATATAGGATATGATAATTCAGTATTTGATGGCGAAAAAGGAACCATTGAATATTGGGTAAAACCGAATTTTGCAATGGTTAATGGCTATGCACAGACAGCCAAAAGCAATGCCAGATATTGGGTGCATCAAAATCCTGGAAGCAGTTGGTTCTTGATGGCAGTTGATGATCAAGCCCACTCCAGCCAATTTAAAGTAATAATTGTTGGAGCAAGCGGTGTACTGGTAACTCCAAATTTAAATTGGTCTAGTGACGAGAATGTACATATTGCCTTAATTTATGACCGAAATGCGGGGTTTGATGGCAGTAAAACAATAGCTGTTTATCAAGATGGTGTAGAAGTTGGCTACAGTACTGAGGACTGGGGAAATTATGATGTAGGATCTGTTCCATTCACCGTATTAAACGGGATTGTCGGATCAGGAGCATTACAAAAAGCAGATGCTTATATTGACAATCTGAAAATCTGGAATTATTCTAAAACGGATTTTTCAGACCGGTTTGTGGAATAG